One Variibacter gotjawalensis genomic window, TTCCCGCATGGCGAGGTGATCGCACGCGATACGAGGCCGGTGATTCGCCCGTCGATATCGAAGAAGTGGATCTGCTTGAAGCCGAATTTCTCGCGATAGAAATCCCACCAGATGTCCATGTTGCCGCGATAGACGTTGTGCGTCAGGTGATCGAGAAAATAGAAGCCGACACCGGCCGGGCGCGGGTTGTGCGCACCGAGCCATTCGAATTCGGCGTCATACGCCGAACCTTTCGCCCCATACTTCTCAACGAAATACAGGAGCGAGCCGCCGATACCGACGATCGCCGGCACATCGAGCGCCTTGTCGTTGCCCGTATAAGGCGTCGCGCCCTTAGCCACCGCATGATCGAAAGCGTGCTGCGCATCGACGACGCGCCAGGCCATCGAGGCGGCGCAAGGGCCATGCTCGCCCGCGAATGTCATCGCGTGCGAGGACGGCTCGGCGTTGATGACGTAGTTGATGTCGCCCTGGCGCCAAACCGTGATGGCCTTGGTCTTGTGGCGCGCCACCGCGACATAGCCCATGCGAGTGAACAGAGCCTCGAGCTTTTCGAGCTCCGGGTGGGCGAATTCGACGAACTCGAAGCCGTCGGTGCCGGCAGGGTTCTGCTCGCTGATCACGGCCGGGGGCGCATTGTGCGGAAACGGTCCCATCGCGCTGTCCTTTTCTCGAATACGAGCCGTCATGGCCGAATATTGGGCGCTTTCGGTCCACGACGGCAAAGGCATTGACCTCAACCGTTCTTCGTTGGGCGGTTCGGTTGGACGCTTCAAAACGGTTTGTCCGCACCTTCTTGGTGAGCGTCCTCTGCAAGCGCCTTCTTCAACGACGGATTGGTACAAAAGCTACGCGCAAAACCATGCGTTGTGTTTGCATTCTGCAGGAATATAGAGAAAGATATGCAATATTCTTGCATGAAATGAGCCTGACATGACGGATTTGGAGCATATCGACGGTTTTGACCGAAAAATCCTCGCGCTTTTGCAAGCCGATGCGCGACTTACGAACAACGATCTCTCGGAGAAAGTGAACCTCTCGCCCAGTCAATGTTCCCGTCGGCGCGCGCGCCTAGAGGCCGAGGGCTACATCGGCGGTTATCGCGCGGTGCTGTCGCGCGAGCGGCTCGGCTTCGGCCTCGTCAATGTGATCACGGTGACGCTCGCGACCCACAATCGCGACAACGCGGTGCGCTTCGCCGAACTCGTGAAGCGGTTGCCGGAGGTGCAGGAAGCGCACGCGCTCACAGGCGACATGGATTACATCCTCAAGGTCGTCACGCGCGATCTCAAGGCACTGTCCGAATTCGTCAACGGTGTGCTGCTGCCGCACGATTCCGTCCAGCATGTCAAAACCGCGATCGTTCTCGATACGTTGAAGGAAGAGAACGCGCTGCCGCTTTGACGACCGCTCGCAAATCAGCATGCTGGCGGTCCCTCGCCGGAGTTCAGCATGTCAGAGACGATCGACTACTACTTCTCCATGGTTTCGCCATGGGCGTATATCGGCACGAAGACGTTCAACGCGATCGTCGATCGTCACAAGCTCAACGTGAACTACAAGCCGGTCCCGCTCGGCCGCGTCTTCGCGGAGACCGGCGGACTTCCGCTCGGCAAGCGGCATCCGGCGCGGGTGCGCTATCGCATTCTCGAATTGCAGCGCTGGCGCGAGAAGCGCGGCTTGAACTTTCATCTGCGTCCGAAGCAGTGGCCGTTCGACGGCACGCTGGCCGATTGCTTTGTCGTTGCGGCACTCGCGGATGGTCACGACGTTCGCGAATTCGTCGCCCGCGGTATGGCCGCCGTGTGGGAAGACGAAGTCTCCTACGCGGACGGCGGCGAGCTGGTGAAGCTCGCGAATGCGCTGAAGCTCCCTGGCGAAAAACTACTCGAGGCCGCGAAAAGCGACGCGATCAATGCGCGCTACGAGCAGAATTACGCAGAGGCCGTGAAGGTCGATGCGTTCGGCTCGCCATGCTTCGTGCGCGACGGCGAAGTCTTCTGGGGCCAAGACCGCCTCGAATTGCTCGACGACGCGATCACGTCGGGCCGCGCCGGATTCAAGAACGACGCGGTCTAACGCGCGCGTCGAAGAAAAATAAGCGGAGGAAGCATGCCCGATCTCGCGGATCTTTTCCCGGGCTATGAGTCGCATTGGATCGACACGGACGCTGGGCGCATCTTTGTGCGCACCGGCGGCAAAGGTCCGCCGCTGCTTCTGCTGCACGGCCATCCGCAGACCAACGTGATGTGGCACCGCGTCGCTCCGGCATTGGCGGAAAAATATTCGCTGATCTTGCCGGACCTGCCGGGCTACGGATGGTCCGCCGCGCCGAAAGCAAAGCCCGACCACTCGCCCTACGACAAACGCTCGATGGCGAACGCGATCATCGCCGTGATGGAGCAACTCGGCCACGTGCGCTGGAAACTCGCTGGGCACGATCGCGGCGGCCGTGTCGGCTATCGCATGGCGCTCGATCACCCGGGCCGTATCGAAAAGCTCGCGGTCCTCGACATCGTGCCGACCTACAATATGTGGAAGGATCTCGACGACAATCTAGCGATGAAGATCTGGCACTGGACGTTTCTCGCTCAGCCCTATCCACTGCCGGAGAAAATGGTCGGCGGCGCACCGATCGATTATTGGAATCTCAAATCGTCGAAGCAGTCCGGCACGAAAGACATTTCGTGTTTCGATCCGCGCGCGCTCGCGCACTACCACACCTTCTTCAACGACCCGACGCGCATTCACGCACTGTGCGAGGACTATCGTGCCGGCCAAACGCGCGATCTCGAATTCGACAGCGCCGACCGCGATGCCGGCAACAAGATCACTATCCCGCTCTTCGCGCTGTGGGGCGACAAGGGCATCCCGAGCGAGAAGACCCCGCTCGATGTGTGGCGCCAATGGGCAACGAATGTGTCCGGCCATTCGCTCTCCTGCGGGCATTACCTCGCGGAGGAAAAGCCGGAGGAGACGCAGGCAGCGCTTCTGAAATTCTTCGCGTGACGGCACAACGGGCCTGACACTTGATCCGGGCTGCCCTCTTCCGGCAAAAGGGAGGGATTGCCGACCCATAAAGGCCATTGCGGGCCGCACGAGGAAACGATGACGGAAGCCAGTCGCCAGGAAACGTTCAGCGGCACCAAGGAAGTGGCCGAAGCGCTGCGCTTCGACACCTCGCGGCTCGAAGAATATTTGGCGAAGCACATTCCGGACTTCCAAGGCCCGCTGACGGTCGAGCAGTTCAAAGGCGGCCAGTCGAACCCGACCTACAAGCTCACGACGCCGGGCCGTGCCTACGTTCTCCGCCGCAAGCCGCCGGGCAAACTGCTCGCCTCCGCGCACGCGGTCGACCGCGAATATCGCGCGATGGCGGCGCTCTATCCGCAAGGCTATCCGGTCCCCAAGCCGTATCTCTACTGCGAGGACGAAAGCGTCACCGGCACCGCCTTCTTCGTGATGGGTTTCGGCGATGGCCGCATCCTGTGGGAAGCCGACATGCCGACGCTGTCCGGCCCGGTGGAGCGCGCGCAGGTGTTCGACGCGATGAACGCGACGCTCGCGCAGTTGCACACATACGATCCCGAGAAGATCGGCCTCGGCACTTTCGGCCGGCCGGAGAACTACGTCGCGCGGCAGACAGATCGCTGGACGAAACAGTACCGCCTCTCCGAGACCGAGAAGATCGACGACATGGAGCGGCTGATCGAGTGGCTGCCGAAGCATCTGCCGCCAGAGCCGAAAGCCGGCGTCGTGCACGGCGACTACCGCATCGACAACATGATCCTCGATCCAGAGAAGCCGAAGGTGATCGCAGTTCTCGATTGGGAACTCTCGACCATCGGCGATCCGCTCGCCGACTTCACGTATCACATGATGCAATGGTCGATGCCGCGCGGCGACGGCGGCCCGGGCTCCGGCTCGCTCCTCGGCCTCGATCTCGCTAAGCTCGGCATTCCGACGAAGGACGAATACATCGAGGCGTATAGCGATCGCACCGGCCTCGACCCGCGTCCCTATTTCGACGTGTACACGGCGTATAACTTCTTCCGCCTCGCCGGCATTCTGCAAGGCATCATGGGCCGCGTGCGCGACGGCACCGCGACCAGCGCGCATGCCGCGGCGCGCGGCAAGATGGTGCGTCCGCTCGCCGCCGCCGGTTGGGACTACGCCAAGCGCGCCGGCGCGAAATAACTATTCCGCCAGAAACTTCTGCACGGCACCGATGGTGCCGGCGGGATCTTCTTCCTCGGGCGCATGGCCGAGTTCGTCGAAGATCACGAGCTGGCTGCCGGGGATCGCGGCGTGCAGTTTGTGCGCCGCCTCGACCGGGATCAGCCCATCTTTCTTGCCCCACATAACGAGCGTCGGAACTTTGATCTCGCCAAGCCGCGACGGCGAAGCACCGCGTTGCCGCTGGCCGAAGCGATCGATGATCGCTTGGCGATTGCCTTCGCGTTGCGTGAGCTCGTAAGCACGATCGATATTCTCGTCGGTGATCTTGTTCGGGTCGCCCCACGCGGCGCGCATGCCGCTGACGATCATGAAACGCGGCAGTGTGTTGCGGAGAAGCGCGTTGATGCCGGGCGTTTCGAGGATGCGCAGACCGATTGGATCGCTGCGTCCGCCGAACAGCGGATAACCGCCGTCAACCAAGATCAGTTTCGCGACACGATCCGGATGCGAAAGCGCCGCCGCGACCGAAACGCCCGCGCCGAGCGAATTGCCGCCCCACACCGCGCGTTTGACGCTGAGCGCATCGAGGATCGCGATGACGAACGCGACGTCGCGATCGCGGCCGTAGTTGCGATCCGGCGCCGGTCCGGTCAGCCCGTAGCCGGGCAGATCCATCGTGATGACGCGGCGCTTGTCTTTCAGCAACCGAACCCAATCCTCCCACGCGTGCAGGGACGAACCCATGCCATGCATGAAGACGATCGGCTGCGGATCGTCGCGCGGTCCTTCGTCGCGCACATGCGCCTGCATGCCCTGAATCGCGACGAATTGTGACGGCGGCTTCGCCCAACGCGCCTTGAGTTCGTCGACCGGCTTCTCCGGCGCGTAATTCGCGACGAAGAACACGAGGGCGGCAGCAACCAGCACGCCGACAAAACCAAGAATGATCTTCAGCACCAGCATGGCGGCTTCTTATCACGTGAGGCTTCGCCATATTATGGCGGTCGATCACATCTATGCATGCAGACATGAAGCGCAAATCTTTCGCATTGGCACTCGGCGGCGGCGGCGCGCGCGGTCTTGCGCATATTCCGGTGCTGGAAGCGATCGACGCAATGGACCTCAAACCCGCGCTGATTTCGGGTTCCTCCATGGGGGCACTCATCGGCGCGCTCTAC contains:
- a CDS encoding Lrp/AsnC family transcriptional regulator, producing the protein MTDLEHIDGFDRKILALLQADARLTNNDLSEKVNLSPSQCSRRRARLEAEGYIGGYRAVLSRERLGFGLVNVITVTLATHNRDNAVRFAELVKRLPEVQEAHALTGDMDYILKVVTRDLKALSEFVNGVLLPHDSVQHVKTAIVLDTLKEENALPL
- the hppD gene encoding 4-hydroxyphenylpyruvate dioxygenase, which encodes MGPFPHNAPPAVISEQNPAGTDGFEFVEFAHPELEKLEALFTRMGYVAVARHKTKAITVWRQGDINYVINAEPSSHAMTFAGEHGPCAASMAWRVVDAQHAFDHAVAKGATPYTGNDKALDVPAIVGIGGSLLYFVEKYGAKGSAYDAEFEWLGAHNPRPAGVGFYFLDHLTHNVYRGNMDIWWDFYREKFGFKQIHFFDIDGRITGLVSRAITSPCGKIRIPLNESKDETSQIVEYLKKYKGEGIQHIAVGTDAIYDATDKLAANGLKFMPGPPDTYYEKSHERVQGHDEPIARMKQHGILIDGEGVVEGGMTKILLQIFSKTVIGPIFFEFIQRKGDEGFGEGNFRALFESIEEDQIRRGVLDEGKAA
- a CDS encoding 2-hydroxychromene-2-carboxylate isomerase, encoding MSETIDYYFSMVSPWAYIGTKTFNAIVDRHKLNVNYKPVPLGRVFAETGGLPLGKRHPARVRYRILELQRWREKRGLNFHLRPKQWPFDGTLADCFVVAALADGHDVREFVARGMAAVWEDEVSYADGGELVKLANALKLPGEKLLEAAKSDAINARYEQNYAEAVKVDAFGSPCFVRDGEVFWGQDRLELLDDAITSGRAGFKNDAV
- a CDS encoding alpha/beta fold hydrolase, with the translated sequence MLVLKIILGFVGVLVAAALVFFVANYAPEKPVDELKARWAKPPSQFVAIQGMQAHVRDEGPRDDPQPIVFMHGMGSSLHAWEDWVRLLKDKRRVITMDLPGYGLTGPAPDRNYGRDRDVAFVIAILDALSVKRAVWGGNSLGAGVSVAAALSHPDRVAKLILVDGGYPLFGGRSDPIGLRILETPGINALLRNTLPRFMIVSGMRAAWGDPNKITDENIDRAYELTQREGNRQAIIDRFGQRQRGASPSRLGEIKVPTLVMWGKKDGLIPVEAAHKLHAAIPGSQLVIFDELGHAPEEEDPAGTIGAVQKFLAE
- a CDS encoding phosphotransferase family protein, with product MTEASRQETFSGTKEVAEALRFDTSRLEEYLAKHIPDFQGPLTVEQFKGGQSNPTYKLTTPGRAYVLRRKPPGKLLASAHAVDREYRAMAALYPQGYPVPKPYLYCEDESVTGTAFFVMGFGDGRILWEADMPTLSGPVERAQVFDAMNATLAQLHTYDPEKIGLGTFGRPENYVARQTDRWTKQYRLSETEKIDDMERLIEWLPKHLPPEPKAGVVHGDYRIDNMILDPEKPKVIAVLDWELSTIGDPLADFTYHMMQWSMPRGDGGPGSGSLLGLDLAKLGIPTKDEYIEAYSDRTGLDPRPYFDVYTAYNFFRLAGILQGIMGRVRDGTATSAHAAARGKMVRPLAAAGWDYAKRAGAK
- a CDS encoding alpha/beta fold hydrolase, with translation MPDLADLFPGYESHWIDTDAGRIFVRTGGKGPPLLLLHGHPQTNVMWHRVAPALAEKYSLILPDLPGYGWSAAPKAKPDHSPYDKRSMANAIIAVMEQLGHVRWKLAGHDRGGRVGYRMALDHPGRIEKLAVLDIVPTYNMWKDLDDNLAMKIWHWTFLAQPYPLPEKMVGGAPIDYWNLKSSKQSGTKDISCFDPRALAHYHTFFNDPTRIHALCEDYRAGQTRDLEFDSADRDAGNKITIPLFALWGDKGIPSEKTPLDVWRQWATNVSGHSLSCGHYLAEEKPEETQAALLKFFA